The Oreochromis niloticus isolate F11D_XX linkage group LG13, O_niloticus_UMD_NMBU, whole genome shotgun sequence genome has a window encoding:
- the gtf2a1l gene encoding TFIIA-alpha and beta-like factor isoform X2, translated as MAKLYLSIIDDVIDSVRELFLDEGVEDRVLDDLRHLWESKVMQSKAMEGLRKNTNPSNFVLQLPASYTQTDQELTASVVIPGNQNIRSFPVKNNSETLATFSLPAGLAYPVQIPAGVTLQTASGQLYKVNVPVVVTQAPVGQQPATQAMQKVTEWREASAPQPPAIPPNPIPPHEVETSSVPAQSVTQPKTILPSSQEGSLPLQSTEPDFPQEENEPNPQPNLSTTASPCTQLLDFQIRREEALAQMAQSRDIDDILKEVIEEEREKAERAKKLAPVESDSQSEATLGLDLDYSYSQFSDIVQLDGPAGNSDLEEEEEVPLEENDFLGIINAEAMKALQEGNESSDGNSISTSSDGEGADELANIEEEDPLNSGDDVIEQDIPDLFDTDNVIVCQYDKIHRSKNRWKFHLKDGVMCYGGRDYVFSKAVGEAEW; from the exons atg GCCAAGCTCTACTTGTCCATAATCGATGACGTGATTGACAGCGTGAGAGAGCTCTTCTTGGATGAAGGAGTTGAAGACCGCGTCCTGGATGATTTAAGACAT CTCTGGGAGTCAAAAGTGATGCAGTCAAAAGCAATGGAAGGCTTAAGGAAAAACACCAACCCATCCAACTTTgtgctccagcttcctgccAGCTACACTCAGACTGATCAGGAGCTCACCG CCTCAGTTGTCATCCCTGGAAATCAGAATATCCGCAGCTTCCCAGTCAAG AACAATTCAGAGACACTTGCTAccttttccctccctgctgGATTGGCTTACCCCGTGCAGATACCAGCAGGAGTCACTCTACAAACAGCCTCTG GTCAACTTTACAAGGTCAATGTTCCTGTTGTGGTTACGCAGGCCCCAGTGGGTCAGCAGCCTGCAACCCAAGCCATGCAGAAAGTCACTGAATGGAGGGAGGCTTCTGCCCCCCAGCCTCCTGCAATCCCACCAAATCCTATTCCTCCCCACGAGGTAGAAACATCCTCGGTTCCAGCTCAGTCTGTCACACAGCCAAAGACCATTTTACCCTCCAGTCAGGAGGGCAGCCTTCCCCTGCAGTCTACAGAGCCAGATTTCCCACAGGAAGAAAATGAGCCAAATCCACAACCTAACCTCAGCACGACCGCCTCACCTTGCACTCAGTTATTAGACTTCCAGATCAGAAGAGAGGAGGCTCTGGCACAGATGGCTCAGAGCAGAGACATTGATGACATCCTGAAAGAAGTTAttgaggaggagagagaaaaagcagAAAGGGCAAAGAAGCTAGCTcctgtggagtctgacagccaGTCTGAAGCGACTCTTGGG TTGGATCTGGACTACAGCTACAGCCAGTTCTCAGACATCGTTCAGCTCGATGGTCCTGCAGGCAACTCTGACCtcgaggaggaagaggaggttcCCCTGGAAGAGAATGACTTTCTGGGTATAATCAATGCAGAGGCCATGAAGGCCCTGCAGGAAGGAAATGAAAGCAGTGATGGCAACAGCATCTCCACCAGCAGCGACGGTGAAGGTGCAGATGAACTCGCTAACATAGAGGAGGAG GACCCTCTGAATTCAGGTGACGATGTGATTGAGCAAGACATCCCGGACCTTTTTGACACTGACAATGTCATTGTTTGCCAGTATGACAAA
- the gtf2a1l gene encoding TFIIA-alpha and beta-like factor isoform X1: protein MLTDTGPVAKLYLSIIDDVIDSVRELFLDEGVEDRVLDDLRHLWESKVMQSKAMEGLRKNTNPSNFVLQLPASYTQTDQELTASVVIPGNQNIRSFPVKNNSETLATFSLPAGLAYPVQIPAGVTLQTASGQLYKVNVPVVVTQAPVGQQPATQAMQKVTEWREASAPQPPAIPPNPIPPHEVETSSVPAQSVTQPKTILPSSQEGSLPLQSTEPDFPQEENEPNPQPNLSTTASPCTQLLDFQIRREEALAQMAQSRDIDDILKEVIEEEREKAERAKKLAPVESDSQSEATLGLDLDYSYSQFSDIVQLDGPAGNSDLEEEEEVPLEENDFLGIINAEAMKALQEGNESSDGNSISTSSDGEGADELANIEEEDPLNSGDDVIEQDIPDLFDTDNVIVCQYDKIHRSKNRWKFHLKDGVMCYGGRDYVFSKAVGEAEW, encoded by the exons ATGCTGACCGACACAGGCCCAGTG GCCAAGCTCTACTTGTCCATAATCGATGACGTGATTGACAGCGTGAGAGAGCTCTTCTTGGATGAAGGAGTTGAAGACCGCGTCCTGGATGATTTAAGACAT CTCTGGGAGTCAAAAGTGATGCAGTCAAAAGCAATGGAAGGCTTAAGGAAAAACACCAACCCATCCAACTTTgtgctccagcttcctgccAGCTACACTCAGACTGATCAGGAGCTCACCG CCTCAGTTGTCATCCCTGGAAATCAGAATATCCGCAGCTTCCCAGTCAAG AACAATTCAGAGACACTTGCTAccttttccctccctgctgGATTGGCTTACCCCGTGCAGATACCAGCAGGAGTCACTCTACAAACAGCCTCTG GTCAACTTTACAAGGTCAATGTTCCTGTTGTGGTTACGCAGGCCCCAGTGGGTCAGCAGCCTGCAACCCAAGCCATGCAGAAAGTCACTGAATGGAGGGAGGCTTCTGCCCCCCAGCCTCCTGCAATCCCACCAAATCCTATTCCTCCCCACGAGGTAGAAACATCCTCGGTTCCAGCTCAGTCTGTCACACAGCCAAAGACCATTTTACCCTCCAGTCAGGAGGGCAGCCTTCCCCTGCAGTCTACAGAGCCAGATTTCCCACAGGAAGAAAATGAGCCAAATCCACAACCTAACCTCAGCACGACCGCCTCACCTTGCACTCAGTTATTAGACTTCCAGATCAGAAGAGAGGAGGCTCTGGCACAGATGGCTCAGAGCAGAGACATTGATGACATCCTGAAAGAAGTTAttgaggaggagagagaaaaagcagAAAGGGCAAAGAAGCTAGCTcctgtggagtctgacagccaGTCTGAAGCGACTCTTGGG TTGGATCTGGACTACAGCTACAGCCAGTTCTCAGACATCGTTCAGCTCGATGGTCCTGCAGGCAACTCTGACCtcgaggaggaagaggaggttcCCCTGGAAGAGAATGACTTTCTGGGTATAATCAATGCAGAGGCCATGAAGGCCCTGCAGGAAGGAAATGAAAGCAGTGATGGCAACAGCATCTCCACCAGCAGCGACGGTGAAGGTGCAGATGAACTCGCTAACATAGAGGAGGAG GACCCTCTGAATTCAGGTGACGATGTGATTGAGCAAGACATCCCGGACCTTTTTGACACTGACAATGTCATTGTTTGCCAGTATGACAAA
- the gtf2a1l gene encoding TFIIA-alpha and beta-like factor isoform X3 has protein sequence MQSKAMEGLRKNTNPSNFVLQLPASYTQTDQELTASVVIPGNQNIRSFPVKNNSETLATFSLPAGLAYPVQIPAGVTLQTASGQLYKVNVPVVVTQAPVGQQPATQAMQKVTEWREASAPQPPAIPPNPIPPHEVETSSVPAQSVTQPKTILPSSQEGSLPLQSTEPDFPQEENEPNPQPNLSTTASPCTQLLDFQIRREEALAQMAQSRDIDDILKEVIEEEREKAERAKKLAPVESDSQSEATLGLDLDYSYSQFSDIVQLDGPAGNSDLEEEEEVPLEENDFLGIINAEAMKALQEGNESSDGNSISTSSDGEGADELANIEEEDPLNSGDDVIEQDIPDLFDTDNVIVCQYDKIHRSKNRWKFHLKDGVMCYGGRDYVFSKAVGEAEW, from the exons ATGCAGTCAAAAGCAATGGAAGGCTTAAGGAAAAACACCAACCCATCCAACTTTgtgctccagcttcctgccAGCTACACTCAGACTGATCAGGAGCTCACCG CCTCAGTTGTCATCCCTGGAAATCAGAATATCCGCAGCTTCCCAGTCAAG AACAATTCAGAGACACTTGCTAccttttccctccctgctgGATTGGCTTACCCCGTGCAGATACCAGCAGGAGTCACTCTACAAACAGCCTCTG GTCAACTTTACAAGGTCAATGTTCCTGTTGTGGTTACGCAGGCCCCAGTGGGTCAGCAGCCTGCAACCCAAGCCATGCAGAAAGTCACTGAATGGAGGGAGGCTTCTGCCCCCCAGCCTCCTGCAATCCCACCAAATCCTATTCCTCCCCACGAGGTAGAAACATCCTCGGTTCCAGCTCAGTCTGTCACACAGCCAAAGACCATTTTACCCTCCAGTCAGGAGGGCAGCCTTCCCCTGCAGTCTACAGAGCCAGATTTCCCACAGGAAGAAAATGAGCCAAATCCACAACCTAACCTCAGCACGACCGCCTCACCTTGCACTCAGTTATTAGACTTCCAGATCAGAAGAGAGGAGGCTCTGGCACAGATGGCTCAGAGCAGAGACATTGATGACATCCTGAAAGAAGTTAttgaggaggagagagaaaaagcagAAAGGGCAAAGAAGCTAGCTcctgtggagtctgacagccaGTCTGAAGCGACTCTTGGG TTGGATCTGGACTACAGCTACAGCCAGTTCTCAGACATCGTTCAGCTCGATGGTCCTGCAGGCAACTCTGACCtcgaggaggaagaggaggttcCCCTGGAAGAGAATGACTTTCTGGGTATAATCAATGCAGAGGCCATGAAGGCCCTGCAGGAAGGAAATGAAAGCAGTGATGGCAACAGCATCTCCACCAGCAGCGACGGTGAAGGTGCAGATGAACTCGCTAACATAGAGGAGGAG GACCCTCTGAATTCAGGTGACGATGTGATTGAGCAAGACATCCCGGACCTTTTTGACACTGACAATGTCATTGTTTGCCAGTATGACAAA
- the gtf2a1l gene encoding TFIIA-alpha and beta-like factor isoform X4 has translation MLTDTGPVAKLYLSIIDDVIDSVRELFLDEGVEDRVLDDLRHLWESKVMQSKAMEGLRKNTNPSNFVLQLPASYTQTDQELTASVVIPGNQNIRSFPVKNNSETLATFSLPAGLAYPVQIPAGVTLQTASGQLYKVNVPVVVTQAPVGQQPATQAMQKVTEWREASAPQPPAIPPNPIPPHEVETSSVPAQSVTQPKTILPSSQEGSLPLQSTEPDFPQEENEPNPQPNLSTTASPCTQLLDFQIRREEALAQMAQSRDIDDILKEVIEEEREKAERAKKLAPVESDSQSEATLGLDLDYSYSQFSDIVQLDGPAGNSDLEEEEEVPLEENDFLGIINAEAMKALQEGNESSDGNSISTSSDGEGADELANIEEEVRE, from the exons ATGCTGACCGACACAGGCCCAGTG GCCAAGCTCTACTTGTCCATAATCGATGACGTGATTGACAGCGTGAGAGAGCTCTTCTTGGATGAAGGAGTTGAAGACCGCGTCCTGGATGATTTAAGACAT CTCTGGGAGTCAAAAGTGATGCAGTCAAAAGCAATGGAAGGCTTAAGGAAAAACACCAACCCATCCAACTTTgtgctccagcttcctgccAGCTACACTCAGACTGATCAGGAGCTCACCG CCTCAGTTGTCATCCCTGGAAATCAGAATATCCGCAGCTTCCCAGTCAAG AACAATTCAGAGACACTTGCTAccttttccctccctgctgGATTGGCTTACCCCGTGCAGATACCAGCAGGAGTCACTCTACAAACAGCCTCTG GTCAACTTTACAAGGTCAATGTTCCTGTTGTGGTTACGCAGGCCCCAGTGGGTCAGCAGCCTGCAACCCAAGCCATGCAGAAAGTCACTGAATGGAGGGAGGCTTCTGCCCCCCAGCCTCCTGCAATCCCACCAAATCCTATTCCTCCCCACGAGGTAGAAACATCCTCGGTTCCAGCTCAGTCTGTCACACAGCCAAAGACCATTTTACCCTCCAGTCAGGAGGGCAGCCTTCCCCTGCAGTCTACAGAGCCAGATTTCCCACAGGAAGAAAATGAGCCAAATCCACAACCTAACCTCAGCACGACCGCCTCACCTTGCACTCAGTTATTAGACTTCCAGATCAGAAGAGAGGAGGCTCTGGCACAGATGGCTCAGAGCAGAGACATTGATGACATCCTGAAAGAAGTTAttgaggaggagagagaaaaagcagAAAGGGCAAAGAAGCTAGCTcctgtggagtctgacagccaGTCTGAAGCGACTCTTGGG TTGGATCTGGACTACAGCTACAGCCAGTTCTCAGACATCGTTCAGCTCGATGGTCCTGCAGGCAACTCTGACCtcgaggaggaagaggaggttcCCCTGGAAGAGAATGACTTTCTGGGTATAATCAATGCAGAGGCCATGAAGGCCCTGCAGGAAGGAAATGAAAGCAGTGATGGCAACAGCATCTCCACCAGCAGCGACGGTGAAGGTGCAGATGAACTCGCTAACATAGAGGAGGAGGTGAGAGA GTGA